A portion of the Tenacibaculum todarodis genome contains these proteins:
- a CDS encoding RNA polymerase sigma factor, with the protein MRKDVAQDSTLVSEYINGNELALETLIKRHKQRLYSFIYSKIQNRDITEDIFQDTFIKVIRTLKKGSYNEEGKFLPWVMRISHNLVIDHFRKSNRMPKFRNTDEFDIFSVLSDGTLNAEKKMVKEQISADVRELIEELPEEQKEVLKMRIYNDMSFNEISENTGVSINTALGRMRYALINLRKIIEKNKIILVS; encoded by the coding sequence ATGCGTAAAGATGTAGCTCAAGACAGTACTTTAGTTAGTGAATATATTAACGGAAATGAATTAGCGTTAGAAACTCTAATTAAACGCCATAAACAACGTTTATATAGTTTTATATATAGTAAAATTCAGAATAGAGATATTACAGAAGATATTTTTCAAGATACATTTATAAAAGTGATAAGAACCTTAAAAAAAGGTAGTTATAACGAAGAAGGTAAGTTTTTACCTTGGGTAATGAGAATTAGCCACAACTTGGTTATCGATCATTTTAGAAAATCTAATAGAATGCCAAAGTTTAGAAATACCGACGAGTTTGATATTTTTTCGGTACTAAGTGATGGTACTTTAAATGCCGAAAAGAAAATGGTAAAAGAACAAATTTCTGCAGACGTTAGAGAATTGATTGAAGAGTTGCCAGAAGAGCAAAAAGAAGTTCTAAAAATGCGTATTTATAACGATATGAGTTTTAATGAAATATCAGAAAATACAGGCGTAAGTATTAACACTGCATTAGGTAGAATGCGTTATGCGCTTATAAATTTGCGTAAAATTATAGAAAAAAATAAAATTATTTTGGTCAGTTAA
- the uvrA gene encoding excinuclease ABC subunit UvrA: MKTDLSTIDPKENIIIKGAKLHNLKDIDVVIPRNKLVVITGLSGSGKSSLAFDTLYAEGQRRYVESLSSYARQFLGKLHKPKVDYIKGIAPAIAIEQKVNSTNPRSTVGTSTEIYDYIKLLYARIGKTISPISGKEVKKHTVTDVLNFVKKIEVRSKLLLLAPITINENRDIKSVLNVLTQQGYARLKYKETVYRIEDFPQDDYKNDELFLVVDRIVIKDDEDFFNRLADAIQTAFFEGKGFCFIENLETKDTTQFSNKFELDGITFLEPNTHLFSFNNPYGACPTCEGYGNVIGIDADLVVPNTGLSIYEDCIFPFKTDSYRHLKDDLILNAEEYDIPIHRPWFELTEKQKQHVWEGTKKFKGINHFFKALEEKSYKIQNRVMLSRYRGKTKCTDCNGKRLRKEANYVQVSGKVISELVSLPLDELAAFFKTVKFNKYEEKIAKRLLTEINNRLQFLQDVGLNYLTLNRTSNTLSGGESQRINLATSLGSSLVGSMYILDEPSIGLHPKDTEKLIGVLKDLRDLGNTVIVVEHDEDIMKEADYIIDIGPEAGTYGGHIVAEGNFDDILKSESLTAKYLSSALKIEVPTKRRTSNNSIDIIGARENNLKNIDVSFPLNTLTVITGVSGSGKSTLVKNILYPSMQKKLIGYGDKIGQHTEVKGNFESIKHVEFIDQNPIGRSSRSNPVTYIKAYDDIRALYSNQKLSKIRNYKPKHFSFNVEGGRCEVCKGEGEVTIEMQFMADVHLECETCNGKRFKKEVLEVKFDGKSIDDILNLTIDDAVAFFSENLVTKVANKLKPLQDVGLGYVQLGQSSSTLSGGEAQRIKLASFLVKGHTKDKALFIFDEPTTGLHFHDIQKLLKSFNALIDKGHSIIVIEHNIELIKCADYIIDLGLEGGKNGGNLIFSGTPEDLARNKKSLTASYLAEKLVF, translated from the coding sequence ATGAAAACAGACCTTTCTACCATAGATCCTAAAGAAAATATTATCATAAAAGGTGCTAAACTGCACAATTTAAAAGATATTGATGTTGTTATACCAAGAAATAAACTAGTTGTAATTACAGGTTTATCGGGTTCTGGAAAGTCTTCTTTGGCTTTTGACACACTGTATGCAGAAGGTCAAAGGCGTTATGTAGAAAGTTTAAGTTCGTATGCGCGTCAGTTTTTAGGAAAATTACACAAACCAAAAGTAGATTATATAAAAGGTATTGCGCCAGCTATTGCTATTGAGCAGAAAGTAAACTCTACAAATCCGCGTTCTACAGTAGGAACTTCTACAGAAATTTACGATTACATAAAATTATTATACGCAAGAATTGGTAAAACCATCTCTCCTATTTCTGGTAAAGAAGTTAAAAAGCATACAGTTACTGATGTTTTAAATTTTGTCAAAAAAATTGAAGTCCGTTCTAAGTTACTGCTACTTGCTCCTATTACTATTAATGAAAATAGAGATATAAAATCGGTTTTAAATGTGTTGACGCAACAAGGTTATGCGCGTTTAAAGTATAAAGAAACGGTGTATAGAATTGAAGATTTCCCGCAAGATGATTACAAAAACGACGAATTGTTTTTAGTGGTTGATAGAATTGTAATTAAAGACGATGAAGATTTTTTTAACAGATTAGCAGATGCAATTCAGACTGCTTTTTTTGAAGGAAAAGGTTTTTGTTTTATCGAGAATTTAGAAACAAAAGATACAACGCAATTCAGTAATAAATTTGAGTTAGACGGAATAACTTTCTTAGAACCCAACACACATTTATTCAGTTTTAACAATCCTTACGGAGCTTGTCCAACATGTGAAGGCTACGGAAATGTAATTGGAATTGATGCCGATTTGGTGGTTCCAAACACAGGTTTATCGATTTATGAAGATTGTATTTTTCCTTTTAAAACGGATTCGTATAGACATCTTAAAGACGATTTAATTTTAAACGCCGAGGAATATGACATCCCAATTCACAGACCTTGGTTTGAATTGACCGAAAAACAAAAACAACACGTTTGGGAAGGCACAAAGAAATTTAAAGGAATCAATCATTTTTTTAAGGCTTTAGAAGAAAAGAGTTATAAAATACAAAATAGAGTAATGCTTTCTCGCTACCGCGGAAAAACAAAATGTACAGATTGTAACGGAAAACGATTACGAAAAGAAGCAAACTATGTGCAAGTAAGCGGAAAAGTTATTTCTGAGTTGGTTTCACTTCCGTTAGATGAATTGGCAGCGTTTTTTAAAACGGTAAAATTCAACAAATACGAAGAAAAAATTGCCAAACGTTTATTAACGGAAATCAATAACAGATTACAGTTTTTACAAGACGTTGGTTTAAATTATTTAACACTTAACAGAACATCCAACACACTTTCAGGTGGCGAAAGTCAGCGAATAAATTTAGCAACTTCATTAGGAAGTTCATTGGTTGGTTCTATGTACATTTTAGACGAACCAAGTATTGGTTTACATCCAAAAGACACCGAAAAATTAATCGGCGTTTTAAAAGATTTACGCGATTTAGGAAACACAGTAATTGTGGTAGAACACGATGAGGATATTATGAAAGAAGCCGATTATATTATCGATATCGGCCCAGAAGCAGGAACTTACGGAGGTCACATTGTGGCTGAAGGTAATTTTGACGACATCTTAAAATCGGAATCTTTAACAGCAAAATACTTATCGTCAGCATTAAAAATTGAAGTGCCTACAAAACGAAGAACTTCAAACAATTCTATTGATATAATTGGCGCTCGTGAAAACAATTTAAAGAATATTGATGTTTCTTTTCCGCTAAATACCTTAACCGTAATTACAGGCGTTTCTGGAAGCGGAAAAAGTACCTTGGTAAAAAATATTTTATATCCCTCAATGCAAAAAAAACTGATTGGTTACGGGGATAAAATCGGGCAACATACAGAAGTTAAAGGAAATTTTGAGAGCATAAAACACGTAGAATTTATAGATCAAAATCCTATTGGGCGTTCTTCACGTTCCAATCCAGTAACTTATATTAAAGCCTATGACGACATTAGAGCGTTGTATTCTAATCAGAAATTATCTAAAATTAGAAACTACAAACCCAAGCATTTTTCGTTTAATGTAGAAGGCGGTCGTTGCGAGGTTTGTAAAGGCGAAGGAGAAGTTACCATAGAAATGCAATTTATGGCAGATGTGCATTTAGAATGCGAAACCTGCAACGGAAAACGCTTTAAAAAGGAAGTGTTAGAAGTAAAATTCGATGGAAAATCAATTGACGATATTTTAAATCTTACTATTGACGATGCAGTTGCATTTTTCTCAGAAAATTTAGTCACCAAAGTTGCTAATAAGCTAAAACCGTTGCAAGATGTTGGTTTGGGTTATGTACAGTTGGGTCAATCTTCTTCTACACTTTCTGGCGGTGAGGCGCAACGTATTAAACTGGCTTCATTTTTGGTAAAAGGACACACCAAAGACAAGGCGTTATTTATTTTTGACGAACCTACAACAGGTTTGCATTTTCACGATATTCAGAAGTTGTTAAAATCCTTTAATGCGTTAATAGACAAAGGACATTCCATCATTGTAATTGAACACAATATTGAACTCATAAAATGTGCCGATTATATTATAGATCTCGGTTTAGAAGGCGGTAAAAATGGAGGAAATCTAATTTTTTCGGGAACTCCAGAAGATTTAGCTCGTAATAAAAAATCATTGACAGCATCTTATTTGGCTGAAAAATTGGTTTTTTAG
- a CDS encoding HmuY family protein, with amino-acid sequence MKKIILTLAVVSSMIFTSCSDDDNTVTEPVVFKEVKNLHAPQTTDYTVNPPATAGEFTKFSFKTGTVVTDDSWDLAFRGTTILVNGGVEVGGLVDEPIRSGDASLTLETGTFSDISIAPEAANFKQDAAGSYALASGSGSGWYTYAGAPTHAINPIAGKIIVVKTVDGNYAKMEILSYYKDQDATSDSRYYTFNYVYNPNVGDKDFQ; translated from the coding sequence ATGAAAAAAATAATTTTAACACTAGCAGTAGTTTCTTCAATGATATTTACATCTTGTAGTGATGATGACAATACAGTTACAGAACCTGTGGTTTTTAAAGAAGTAAAAAACTTACATGCTCCGCAAACTACAGATTACACTGTAAATCCGCCTGCAACTGCTGGAGAATTTACAAAATTTAGCTTTAAAACTGGAACTGTTGTTACTGATGATAGTTGGGATTTGGCATTTAGAGGTACAACTATTTTAGTAAACGGAGGTGTTGAAGTTGGTGGTTTAGTTGATGAACCAATAAGATCTGGAGATGCTTCTTTAACATTAGAAACTGGAACATTTTCCGATATTTCTATTGCACCAGAAGCTGCTAATTTTAAACAAGATGCAGCAGGAAGTTATGCTTTAGCCTCTGGAAGTGGAAGTGGTTGGTATACATATGCGGGAGCTCCAACACACGCTATTAACCCAATTGCAGGTAAAATAATTGTTGTAAAAACTGTTGATGGTAATTATGCTAAAATGGAAATTTTAAGCTATTACAAAGATCAAGATGCAACGAGCGATTCTAGATATTACACATTTAACTATGTCTACAATCCTAATGTAGGAGATAAAGATTTTCAATAA
- a CDS encoding TonB-dependent receptor plug domain-containing protein — translation MFLNRRVVLVAIFFTSVAFSQKNEKQKDSIKNNKLDEVIVTATRTVRQLSSVPMPVTLISKKQIQQSGSVRLSDILIEQTGITTASDFGGFNGVQMQGLDAEYTLILIDGVPLVGKRSGNIDLDRISVNNIKQIEIVKGPSSSLYGSDAIGGVINIITEKPKHDVLKGSLQFLARGGAKNELDMNANLVYKKDKLGINAGINTNSSAGFDLSPQTSFKTTNGHENYTGNFKVLYDFTDKLKTTVSTRFFEENQGNLTEQNNQKDWSVNVDLNHKVSDKWNLDYTFYVTDFNTKSETELEVSTFNQTLIRPEIRSQFSIGKLDAIVGVGASFEEVDRSDFLKKEKFDSQYVFGQLDYNPTSKLNVIIGARFDNHSQYKSAFSPKISTRYVVNNWLATKASVGYGFKAPDFRQLYFNFRNTASGYVVFGIKTLHELYGNLPEVQQFDTDLNPENSVGFNLGFELKPINNLAININVFRNDIEDLINTFDTQINPLNFNLPAGTRVFTYENRDKVYTQGFELDANYKIDDNFRFIAGYQFLEAKDKEEEALIKSNQIFIRRTPTSPSEKLTIDNYFGLPNRSKHMANAKLYYQNFEHRFSANLRAIYRSKYALYDTNNSQGVIDEYDDFVSGNITLNTAIEKKLFSLLKVQFGIDNLLDEKGESNATKQAFLNNDAALQLGRTYYGRIQFNF, via the coding sequence ATGTTTCTAAATAGAAGAGTTGTACTAGTTGCCATATTTTTTACTTCCGTTGCTTTTTCACAAAAAAATGAAAAGCAAAAGGATTCAATAAAAAATAATAAGCTAGATGAAGTAATAGTAACCGCAACAAGAACAGTAAGACAATTATCTTCTGTACCAATGCCGGTAACTTTAATATCGAAAAAACAAATTCAGCAATCGGGTTCGGTTCGTTTAAGTGATATTTTAATAGAACAAACAGGAATTACTACAGCTTCTGATTTTGGTGGATTTAATGGTGTACAAATGCAAGGTTTAGATGCAGAATACACATTAATTCTAATTGATGGTGTTCCGTTAGTTGGTAAAAGAAGTGGAAATATTGACTTAGATAGAATAAGTGTAAATAATATAAAACAAATTGAAATTGTTAAAGGTCCGTCTTCTTCTTTATACGGATCGGACGCTATTGGAGGTGTTATAAATATAATTACAGAAAAGCCAAAACATGATGTTTTAAAGGGAAGTTTACAGTTTTTGGCTCGAGGTGGCGCAAAAAATGAGTTAGATATGAATGCTAATTTAGTTTACAAAAAAGATAAATTAGGTATTAATGCAGGTATAAATACGAATTCTAGTGCTGGTTTTGATTTATCTCCACAAACAAGTTTTAAAACCACAAATGGACACGAAAACTATACCGGTAATTTTAAAGTTTTATATGATTTTACAGACAAGCTTAAAACTACTGTTTCAACTCGTTTTTTTGAAGAAAATCAAGGCAATTTAACGGAGCAAAATAACCAAAAAGATTGGAGTGTTAATGTGGATTTAAATCATAAAGTTTCTGATAAATGGAACCTGGATTACACGTTTTATGTTACCGATTTTAATACAAAAAGCGAAACCGAATTAGAAGTTTCTACATTTAATCAAACATTAATAAGACCAGAGATAAGATCGCAATTTTCAATAGGAAAATTAGATGCAATTGTAGGTGTTGGAGCTTCTTTTGAAGAAGTAGATAGAAGCGATTTCTTAAAAAAAGAGAAGTTTGATTCTCAATATGTTTTTGGGCAACTAGATTATAATCCAACTTCAAAATTAAATGTAATAATTGGCGCTAGATTCGATAATCATAGTCAATATAAATCGGCATTTAGCCCTAAAATATCAACAAGATATGTTGTTAATAATTGGTTAGCAACAAAAGCATCTGTTGGTTATGGATTTAAAGCTCCAGATTTTCGTCAGCTGTATTTTAATTTCCGAAATACAGCAAGTGGATATGTTGTTTTTGGTATAAAAACCCTGCATGAATTGTATGGAAATTTACCCGAAGTACAGCAATTTGATACAGATTTAAATCCAGAAAACTCTGTTGGTTTTAACCTTGGTTTTGAGTTGAAGCCAATCAATAATTTAGCAATAAATATCAATGTATTTAGAAATGATATTGAAGATTTAATAAACACTTTTGATACACAAATAAATCCGTTGAACTTTAATTTACCAGCCGGAACAAGAGTTTTTACTTACGAGAATAGAGATAAAGTTTATACGCAAGGCTTTGAGTTGGATGCAAACTATAAAATTGATGATAATTTTAGGTTTATTGCAGGTTATCAGTTCTTAGAAGCAAAAGATAAAGAGGAAGAAGCATTAATAAAAAGTAATCAAATTTTTATTAGAAGAACGCCAACTTCACCTTCAGAAAAACTTACCATAGATAATTATTTTGGTTTGCCAAATAGATCTAAACACATGGCAAATGCAAAATTATATTATCAAAATTTTGAACATCGCTTTTCGGCAAATCTTAGAGCAATTTATAGAAGTAAATATGCGCTTTATGACACCAATAATAGTCAAGGAGTAATAGATGAATATGATGATTTTGTTTCGGGAAATATTACTCTAAATACTGCTATTGAAAAGAAACTATTTAGCTTGTTAAAAGTACAATTTGGAATTGATAATTTATTAGATGAAAAAGGTGAGTCTAATGCTACAAAACAAGCTTTTCTTAATAATGATGCTGCTTTACAGTTAGGAAGAACTTACTACGGAAGAATTCAATTCAATTTTTAA
- a CDS encoding DUF6607 family protein codes for MKKLIFSTLILLVTISLNAQKKKDREAIKEMCGCFEVTFNFAETFNTSKDSLYKASKTKLSKGLEWAQLIEDDKNKISIQHLLQVGSPAKPHIVKHWRQDWMYQNLDFYMFNGDNNWLYKNKTKADVKNQWTQKVYQVDDSPRYEGSGTWVHVDGKSYWENTTDAPLPRREYTKRSDYNVTERGNRHEITNYGWLHDQDNKKIIRKEGAKDVVLAYEKGYNTYVKVPDARCKAAKDWWTKNEPKWQLVRNKWTTVFERNQDLTLEKKVDNKLLFKQLFSDEIKSETEISEVIESFVKK; via the coding sequence ATGAAAAAATTAATTTTTAGTACGTTAATCTTATTGGTTACTATTTCTCTGAATGCACAAAAGAAAAAAGACAGAGAAGCAATAAAAGAAATGTGTGGCTGTTTTGAGGTAACTTTTAACTTTGCGGAAACTTTTAACACTAGCAAAGACTCTTTATACAAAGCTTCTAAAACAAAACTTTCTAAAGGTTTAGAATGGGCGCAATTAATAGAAGATGATAAAAATAAAATTTCAATTCAACATCTATTACAAGTTGGTAGTCCTGCAAAACCACATATTGTAAAACATTGGAGACAAGATTGGATGTATCAAAATCTTGATTTTTATATGTTTAACGGCGATAATAATTGGTTATATAAAAACAAAACTAAGGCTGATGTAAAAAACCAGTGGACACAAAAAGTATATCAAGTAGATGACAGTCCACGTTACGAAGGTTCTGGAACTTGGGTACATGTAGATGGAAAAAGTTATTGGGAAAATACAACCGATGCACCTTTACCAAGAAGAGAATATACTAAAAGAAGCGATTATAATGTAACTGAAAGAGGAAACCGACATGAAATTACTAATTACGGTTGGTTACATGATCAAGACAATAAAAAAATCATTAGAAAAGAAGGCGCAAAAGATGTTGTTTTAGCTTACGAAAAAGGTTATAACACGTATGTAAAAGTACCAGATGCTCGTTGTAAAGCTGCTAAAGATTGGTGGACTAAAAATGAACCAAAATGGCAATTAGTAAGAAATAAATGGACTACAGTTTTTGAAAGAAACCAAGATCTTACATTAGAAAAAAAGGTTGATAATAAACTATTATTCAAGCAATTATTTTCTGATGAAATTAAATCAGAAACAGAAATTAGTGAGGTAATTGAATCATTTGTAAAAAAATAA
- a CDS encoding ankyrin repeat domain-containing protein, producing the protein MKSLKLIVLFSLLLLSSIATAQNSNIFLKRNFWKTNPTIEQIEQKIKDGNNATKLNRAGFDAIVYALLENANENVIKHLLTKEGNSVNKLTHDGRTYIFWAAYKNNIAIVKHLLAKGAKTDVIDDKGYSILNFTAAAGVENTDLYDLLIKHGANVVKDKTPKGADALLLITPNLKDFTVVDYFINKGLDLKTTDKNGNGAFNYTAQKGNKEMLELLIQKGLPYKSLNKNGGNAMLFATLGSRSGYNSLDFFNYLEGLGITPNITNNEGKTPLHNLAYSNKDLATLNYFIDKGVDVNQADKEGNTALLNAVSRNSFEVIKLLASKTTNINHVNKNGQSALTKALRNNVNIVEFLLKKGADVSIIDSKGNNLGYYVFNTFNPKNEKEFQQKVNLLKAKGLQVDKPQKNGNTLFHLAVEKQSLAMLKYIEKYKININAKNSEGLTALQKAVMTAKNDVIIKYLITKGADKAVKTDFEETLFDLAKENEALKNKDINFLK; encoded by the coding sequence ATGAAATCATTAAAACTAATCGTACTATTTAGCTTATTGCTTTTAAGTTCTATAGCAACTGCTCAAAATTCAAATATTTTCTTGAAAAGAAATTTCTGGAAAACTAATCCTACTATTGAGCAAATTGAACAAAAAATTAAAGATGGAAATAATGCTACAAAACTAAACAGAGCTGGTTTTGATGCAATTGTATACGCTTTATTGGAAAATGCCAACGAGAATGTAATTAAACACTTGTTAACCAAAGAAGGTAATAGCGTAAATAAATTAACACATGACGGTAGAACCTATATCTTTTGGGCAGCTTATAAAAACAATATTGCTATTGTAAAACATTTATTAGCAAAAGGTGCCAAAACTGATGTTATTGATGACAAAGGATATTCAATTTTAAACTTTACTGCTGCTGCAGGAGTTGAAAATACTGACCTTTATGATCTTTTAATAAAACATGGAGCTAATGTTGTAAAAGACAAAACACCAAAAGGTGCAGATGCTTTGTTGTTGATTACTCCAAACTTAAAAGATTTCACTGTTGTAGATTATTTTATCAATAAAGGTTTAGATCTAAAAACTACTGATAAAAATGGAAACGGTGCATTTAACTATACTGCTCAAAAAGGTAATAAAGAAATGCTTGAATTACTTATTCAAAAAGGGTTGCCGTATAAATCATTGAACAAAAATGGAGGAAACGCAATGTTGTTTGCAACACTAGGTTCTCGAAGTGGTTATAACTCTTTAGATTTTTTCAACTATTTAGAAGGTTTAGGAATTACTCCGAATATTACCAATAATGAAGGTAAAACTCCATTGCACAATTTAGCTTACAGTAATAAAGATTTAGCAACTTTAAACTATTTTATCGATAAAGGAGTTGATGTAAATCAAGCTGATAAAGAAGGAAATACGGCTTTATTAAATGCGGTTTCTCGTAATTCTTTTGAAGTAATTAAACTGCTAGCTTCAAAAACTACAAATATCAATCACGTCAATAAAAATGGGCAATCTGCTTTAACTAAAGCCTTACGAAATAACGTTAATATTGTAGAATTCTTATTAAAAAAAGGTGCAGATGTTTCAATCATTGATTCTAAAGGAAATAATTTAGGGTATTATGTATTCAACACTTTCAATCCTAAAAACGAAAAAGAATTTCAACAAAAAGTAAACCTTTTAAAAGCAAAAGGATTACAAGTTGATAAGCCACAAAAAAACGGAAATACCTTGTTTCATTTAGCGGTTGAAAAACAAAGTTTAGCAATGCTAAAGTATATTGAAAAGTATAAAATCAATATCAATGCAAAAAATAGTGAAGGTTTAACTGCTTTGCAAAAAGCTGTTATGACTGCAAAAAACGATGTAATTATTAAATATTTAATTACAAAAGGTGCAGATAAAGCTGTAAAAACAGATTTTGAAGAAACTTTATTCGACCTAGCTAAAGAAAACGAAGCTTTAAAAAATAAAGACATTAATTTTTTAAAATAA
- a CDS encoding DUF2271 domain-containing protein, producing the protein MKKIIAILVVIFSITAFTTTENAKYKCMIQMKNYTGEGAYIVISLLNPEGKYQETIYVQGDDEEWYHDITEWWNFQGKVRSDIDAITGATISGGNRAISVIEIPNDKLDKGYKIRFETAVEDQEYYKDDVEFELTTENVKSKIEGKGFIRYVRMIPQ; encoded by the coding sequence ATGAAAAAGATAATAGCAATACTTGTAGTAATATTCTCAATTACTGCATTTACAACAACAGAAAACGCCAAGTATAAATGTATGATTCAAATGAAGAATTATACAGGTGAAGGCGCTTACATTGTAATTTCTTTATTAAATCCTGAAGGAAAATACCAAGAAACAATTTACGTGCAAGGAGATGATGAAGAATGGTATCATGATATTACAGAATGGTGGAATTTTCAAGGGAAAGTTCGTTCGGATATCGATGCAATAACTGGCGCTACAATTAGCGGTGGAAATAGAGCTATTAGCGTTATTGAAATTCCGAATGATAAACTTGATAAAGGTTATAAAATTAGGTTTGAAACTGCGGTTGAAGATCAAGAATATTATAAAGATGATGTTGAGTTTGAACTTACAACAGAAAATGTAAAAAGTAAAATTGAAGGAAAAGGTTTTATACGTTACGTTCGCATGATACCACAATAA